A region from the Aegilops tauschii subsp. strangulata cultivar AL8/78 chromosome 5, Aet v6.0, whole genome shotgun sequence genome encodes:
- the LOC109753941 gene encoding phytyl ester synthase 2, chloroplastic isoform X3: MLSTLTDGRIVRGLAGLPREGPVLFVGYHMLMGFELGPLVTGVLKSTGIHIRGLAHPFLFNESSEQLMPDTSYFDLPRIMGAVPVTGVNFYKLLSEKQFVLLFPGGAREALHRKGEEYKLFWPEQSEFVRMASRFGATIVPFGVVGEDDICDLLLDYNDLVKLPFYDTIDKKINEGGLRKLRTDSTGEIKNQDMHPVVLTPKVPGRFYFIFGKPIETRGREKELRDKEKAQHLYLHVKSEVESCIKYLKEKREEDPYRSILPRLLYQATHGSDAEIPTFEP, from the exons ATGCTATCGACACTGACTGATGGGAGGATAGTGAGGGGACTGGCAGGGCTGCCAAGGGAGGGCCCTGTCCTGTTCGTTGGGTACCACATGCTCATGGGGTTTGAGCTTGGACCCTTGGTCACAGGAGTGCTGAAAAGCACTGGAATCCACATCCGCGGCTTAGCGCATCCATTCTTGTTCAACGAGAGTTCAGAGCAGCTCATGCCGGATACGTCGTATTTCGATCTCCCCCGGATCATGGGTGCGGTGCCTGTTACCGGGGTGAACTTTTACAAGCTCCTTTCAGAGAAGCAGTTCGTGCTGCTGTTCCCGGGAGGCGCGCGTGAAGCTCTTCATAGGAAG GGGGAGGAATACAAGCTGTTTTGGCCTGAGCAATCTGAGTTCGTGCGGATGGCGTCAAGGTTTGGAGCAACAATCGTACCATTTGGAGTGGTCGGAGAagatgatatatgtgat TTGTTGTTAGACTACAATGATCTTGTGAAGCTCCCATTTTATGACACCATTGACAAGAAGATAAATGAAGGTGGTCTAAGAAAGCTAAG GACTGATTCTACGGGAGAGATAAAAAACCAAGATATGCATCCTGTAGTGCTTACGCCAAAAGTGCCAGGGAGGTTTTACTTCATCTTTGGGAAGCCTATTGAAACAAGAG GGAGGGAGAAGGAGCTAAGAGACAAAGAGAAGGCCCAGCACCTGTATTTGCATGTCAAATCTGAAGTGGAGAGCTGCATCAAGTATCTGAAGGAGAAGAGAGAGGAGGATCCCTACAGGAGCATACTGCCCAGGCTTCTGTATCAGGCAACTCATGGTTCTGATGCAGAAATACCCACATTTGAACCCTGA